The Salinibaculum sp. SYNS191 genome has a window encoding:
- a CDS encoding 50S ribosomal protein L13, with protein MSVAEFDADVVVDAQDCILGRVASQVAQRALDGERVAVVNAENAVVTGREEAVKQKFQERREHGSDRGPMYPKRPDRIFKRAIRGMLPYKKQRGREAYENVRVYVGNPYDDAEVLDDTSLDRLSNIKFVPLGDVSESLGASVTW; from the coding sequence ATGAGCGTCGCCGAGTTCGACGCCGACGTCGTCGTCGACGCCCAGGACTGCATCCTCGGCCGCGTCGCCTCGCAGGTCGCACAGCGCGCACTCGACGGCGAGCGCGTCGCCGTGGTCAACGCCGAAAACGCGGTCGTCACCGGCCGCGAGGAAGCAGTCAAACAGAAGTTCCAGGAGCGCCGGGAACACGGCTCGGACCGCGGGCCGATGTACCCCAAGCGCCCGGACCGCATCTTCAAACGGGCGATTCGCGGCATGCTGCCGTACAAGAAACAGCGCGGTCGCGAAGCCTACGAGAACGTCCGCGTCTACGTGGGCAACCCCTACGACGACGCGGAGGTCCTCGACGACACGTCGCTGGACAGGCTCTCGAACATCAAGTTCGTTCCCCTCGGGGACGTCAGCGAATCACTCGGAGCATCCGTCACATGGTAA
- the eno gene encoding phosphopyruvate hydratase has protein sequence MTLVTDVALRRVLDSRGNATVEADVHTESGGFGRAKAPSGASTGEYEAIELPASEAIASAREEAVPRLVGEVYAGDQREVDAALHAADGTDDFSQIGANSAVAISMAAAKAGADVAGLPLFQHLGGTFRGNTFPTPLGNAIGGGEHAADATDIQEFLAAPVGAPSVEEAVFANAAVHGEVADILDDRGVPCGKGDEGAWAPSIDDAAAFEIMAEAVETVGDDVGFEIRFGLDMAGAELYDDEEDGYVYGERVRDTEEQIEYVADLVDEYDLVYVEDPLDENDYEAFADLTDRVGDRTLVCGDDLFVTNVERLETGIEEGAANSILVKPNQIGTLSDAVDAVELAVENGYDQVISHRSGETEDTTIAHLAVATDAPYIKTGAVGGERTAKLNELIRIEHNA, from the coding sequence GTGACGCTCGTCACGGACGTCGCTCTCCGCCGCGTGCTCGACTCCCGCGGCAACGCGACGGTCGAGGCCGACGTCCACACGGAGAGTGGCGGATTCGGCCGCGCCAAGGCACCCTCCGGTGCCAGCACTGGCGAGTACGAGGCCATCGAACTCCCGGCCAGCGAGGCCATCGCGAGCGCCCGCGAGGAGGCCGTCCCGCGACTCGTCGGCGAGGTCTACGCCGGCGACCAGCGCGAGGTCGACGCGGCACTGCACGCCGCCGACGGCACCGACGACTTCTCACAGATCGGCGCCAACAGCGCCGTCGCTATCTCGATGGCCGCGGCCAAGGCCGGCGCGGACGTGGCCGGACTCCCGCTCTTCCAGCACCTGGGCGGCACCTTCCGCGGGAACACTTTCCCGACACCGCTGGGCAACGCCATCGGCGGCGGCGAACACGCGGCCGACGCGACGGACATCCAGGAGTTCCTGGCAGCGCCCGTCGGCGCACCCTCCGTTGAGGAGGCCGTCTTCGCCAACGCGGCGGTCCACGGCGAGGTCGCAGACATCCTCGACGACCGCGGCGTCCCCTGCGGCAAAGGTGACGAGGGCGCGTGGGCACCCTCTATCGACGACGCGGCCGCCTTCGAGATCATGGCCGAGGCTGTCGAGACGGTCGGCGACGACGTCGGCTTCGAGATCCGCTTCGGCCTGGACATGGCCGGGGCGGAACTGTACGACGACGAGGAGGACGGCTACGTCTACGGCGAGCGCGTCCGTGACACCGAGGAGCAAATCGAGTACGTTGCGGACCTCGTCGACGAGTACGACCTCGTCTACGTCGAGGACCCGCTCGACGAGAACGACTACGAGGCGTTCGCGGACCTGACCGACCGGGTCGGCGACCGGACGCTCGTCTGCGGGGACGACCTGTTCGTGACGAACGTCGAGCGCCTGGAGACCGGCATCGAAGAGGGTGCGGCAAACAGCATCCTGGTCAAACCCAACCAGATCGGAACGCTCTCGGACGCCGTCGACGCCGTCGAACTGGCGGTCGAGAACGGCTACGACCAGGTCATCTCGCACCGCAGCGGGGAGACCGAGGACACGACGATTGCACACCTCGCCGTGGCGACCGACGCCCCCTACATCAAGACGGGCGCGGTCGGCGGCGAGCGCACGGCAAAGCTGAACGAACTCATACGGATAGAACACAACGCATGA
- a CDS encoding Mrp/NBP35 family ATP-binding protein, translated as MTAVPPTEEDVRGALAAVEDPDLGDDIVSLGLVNSIEIDEAAETVHIDLALGAPYSPTETAMAGNVREALADLDYEIDLSASIDRGLDPEDEVLPNVENVIAVASGKGGVGKSTVAVNLAAGLADMGARVGLFDADVYGPNVPRMVDADEPPRANEDEEIVPPEKFGMKLMSMDFLAGEDDPVIWRGPMVHNLLTEFWENVVWGHLDYMIVDLPPGTGDTQLTLLQSVPVSGAVIVTTPQEVALDDARKGLKMFGRHDTAVLGIVENMSSYHCPDCGSEHAIFGEGGGQRLASEVDMPFLGDIPLDPSIREGGDEGRPMVLADGETSEALREFANKTANMQGIVHRRRVSGR; from the coding sequence ATGACAGCAGTCCCTCCCACGGAGGAGGACGTCCGCGGGGCGCTGGCCGCAGTCGAGGACCCGGACCTCGGCGACGACATCGTCTCGCTCGGTCTCGTGAACAGCATCGAAATCGACGAGGCGGCGGAGACGGTCCACATCGACCTCGCGCTCGGCGCGCCCTACTCGCCGACGGAGACCGCGATGGCGGGCAACGTGCGCGAGGCCCTCGCCGACCTCGACTACGAAATCGACCTCTCGGCCAGCATCGACCGGGGACTTGACCCGGAGGACGAGGTACTCCCCAACGTCGAGAACGTCATCGCGGTCGCCTCGGGCAAAGGCGGGGTCGGCAAGTCCACCGTCGCGGTGAACCTCGCGGCCGGACTCGCCGACATGGGTGCCCGCGTCGGTCTCTTCGATGCCGACGTCTACGGGCCGAACGTGCCGCGGATGGTCGACGCAGACGAGCCCCCGCGCGCGAACGAGGACGAGGAGATCGTCCCCCCCGAGAAGTTCGGGATGAAACTGATGAGCATGGACTTCCTCGCGGGCGAGGACGACCCGGTCATCTGGCGCGGTCCGATGGTCCACAACCTCCTCACGGAGTTCTGGGAGAACGTCGTCTGGGGGCACCTGGACTACATGATAGTCGACCTCCCGCCGGGCACCGGCGACACGCAACTCACGCTCCTGCAGAGCGTCCCCGTCTCCGGCGCGGTCATCGTCACGACGCCCCAGGAAGTCGCGCTGGACGACGCCCGGAAGGGACTCAAGATGTTCGGCCGCCACGACACCGCCGTCCTCGGCATCGTCGAGAACATGTCGAGTTACCACTGCCCCGACTGTGGCTCGGAGCACGCCATCTTCGGCGAGGGCGGCGGCCAGCGCCTCGCGTCCGAGGTCGACATGCCCTTCCTCGGTGACATTCCGCTGGACCCGTCCATCCGCGAGGGCGGCGACGAGGGCCGTCCGATGGTCCTTGCCGACGGCGAGACGAGCGAGGCGCTGCGCGAGTTCGCGAACAAGACGGCGAACATGCAGGGTATCGTCCACCGCCGACGCGTCAGCGGACGGTAG
- a CDS encoding 30S ribosomal protein S4: MALGSNTKYYETPNHPYQGERIAEESGLLGKYGLKNKEELWRAQSELRNYRREARKLLGRTQGDAEAAGQEADEFLAKLQRTGVLGAEDSLDDVLSLDITDVLERRLQTVAYRKGLANTTKQARQFITHGHITVDGSRVQIPSYTVDVDEEDTVAFDSASPLTDELHPERAEDQ; encoded by the coding sequence ATGGCGCTCGGTAGCAACACAAAGTACTACGAGACGCCGAACCACCCCTACCAGGGCGAACGTATCGCGGAGGAGTCCGGTCTCCTCGGCAAGTACGGCCTCAAGAACAAGGAGGAACTCTGGCGCGCCCAGTCCGAACTGCGCAACTACCGCCGCGAGGCGCGAAAGCTGCTCGGCCGCACGCAGGGTGACGCAGAGGCCGCCGGGCAGGAAGCCGACGAGTTCCTGGCGAAGCTCCAGCGCACCGGCGTGCTGGGTGCCGAGGACTCCCTGGACGACGTCCTGTCGCTCGACATCACCGACGTGCTCGAACGCCGCCTGCAGACGGTCGCCTACCGCAAGGGCCTGGCCAACACCACCAAGCAGGCGCGACAGTTCATCACGCACGGCCACATCACCGTCGACGGCAGCCGCGTCCAGATTCCCTCGTACACGGTCGACGTGGACGAGGAGGACACAGTGGCCTTCGACAGCGCGTCGCCGCTGACCGACGAACTGCATCCCGAACGAGCGGAGGACCAATAA
- a CDS encoding DNA-directed RNA polymerase subunit D: protein MAADYEVEFVERAEREARFVVRPITPAFANGIRRAMIADIPTFSIDTVRFIENSSVMFDEQIGLRLGLIPLTTPPGEFEEGEEVTLSLDVQGPDTAYSGDIVSSDSMVQPADDNIPIIDLKEGQRLEFEADAVLDKGRNHAKHQGGVAVGYRHLQQVEVVGDKSEFEEDEPHILRGVIEEDGELVATETFDHDLSNRYPGKNVEVTDVPEAFVFHVETDGSFSVDELVEQAVGSIQSRATELKEAVQL, encoded by the coding sequence ATGGCAGCAGATTACGAGGTCGAGTTCGTCGAACGGGCCGAGCGCGAGGCGCGCTTTGTGGTGCGCCCCATCACGCCCGCGTTCGCCAACGGCATCCGCAGGGCGATGATCGCGGACATCCCCACGTTCAGCATCGACACGGTGCGGTTCATCGAGAACTCCAGCGTGATGTTCGACGAGCAAATCGGGCTCCGCCTGGGGCTGATTCCGCTGACGACGCCACCGGGCGAGTTCGAGGAGGGCGAGGAAGTGACCCTGTCGCTGGACGTACAGGGCCCGGACACGGCGTACTCCGGGGACATCGTCTCCAGCGACAGCATGGTCCAGCCGGCGGACGACAACATCCCCATCATCGACCTCAAGGAGGGGCAGCGCCTGGAGTTCGAGGCCGACGCAGTCCTCGACAAGGGGCGCAACCACGCCAAACACCAGGGCGGCGTGGCCGTCGGCTACCGCCACCTCCAGCAGGTGGAGGTCGTCGGCGACAAGAGCGAGTTCGAGGAGGACGAACCGCACATCCTCCGCGGCGTCATCGAGGAGGACGGCGAACTGGTCGCGACGGAGACGTTCGACCACGACCTCTCGAACCGCTACCCCGGCAAGAACGTCGAAGTGACCGACGTGCCCGAAGCCTTCGTCTTCCACGTCGAGACCGACGGCTCGTTCAGCGTGGACGAACTCGTCGAGCAGGCCGTCGGCTCCATCCAGTCCCGCGCGACGGAACTGAAAGAAGCGGTCCAGTTGTAA
- a CDS encoding DUF1641 domain-containing protein codes for MSETDDRVTETTALDLDPETRALVASIEANADELRELVELVVVTKQLGDDLSPEAREAATDLREPLADVRLALEREETLELLEAVGHNADELAELVEVAAASKRLADDLAPQLQAAASDARHPMAELRLALEREETLVLLRKLGENTDTFIELLDLLDASHGLLQDLVPELRSAAADARSPIADLRLVLAGFVDAQEETDVDPYEMGQGLGRAMALGATVGNPDVVETVDAGLGAFRSDEDPEPLGLLGLLRAFRDDDVRAGLGQLVDVVRRIGANARE; via the coding sequence ATGTCCGAGACAGACGACCGAGTCACGGAGACGACGGCGCTCGACCTGGACCCCGAGACGCGCGCGCTCGTGGCGTCGATCGAGGCCAACGCGGACGAACTCCGCGAACTCGTCGAACTGGTCGTCGTCACCAAGCAACTCGGCGACGACCTCTCGCCGGAGGCCAGGGAGGCGGCGACGGACCTCCGGGAACCACTCGCGGACGTACGTCTCGCGCTGGAGCGCGAGGAGACGCTGGAACTCCTCGAAGCGGTGGGACACAACGCCGACGAACTGGCCGAACTCGTCGAGGTTGCCGCCGCGAGCAAGCGGCTCGCCGACGACCTCGCCCCACAGCTCCAGGCGGCGGCCAGCGACGCGCGCCACCCCATGGCCGAACTCCGGCTGGCACTCGAACGCGAGGAGACGCTCGTGTTGCTCCGCAAACTCGGCGAGAACACTGACACGTTCATCGAACTGCTCGACCTCCTGGACGCGAGCCACGGGCTCCTCCAGGACCTGGTCCCCGAGTTGCGGTCGGCCGCCGCCGACGCCCGGAGTCCCATCGCCGACCTCCGCCTCGTGCTGGCGGGCTTCGTCGACGCCCAGGAGGAGACAGACGTCGACCCCTACGAGATGGGACAGGGGCTCGGCCGTGCGATGGCGCTGGGGGCGACGGTCGGGAACCCCGACGTGGTCGAAACGGTCGACGCCGGCCTCGGGGCCTTCCGGAGCGACGAGGACCCCGAACCGTTGGGACTGCTCGGACTGCTTCGGGCGTTCAGAGACGACGACGTCCGGGCGGGACTGGGCCAGCTCGTGGACGTCGTCCGGCGGATTGGTGCGAACGCCCGCGAGTGA
- a CDS encoding DNA-directed RNA polymerase subunit K — protein sequence MARKGNRYEKARIIGARALQVAYGAPVLVDTDQTQPILIAAEEYDEGVLPFTVRRGDGE from the coding sequence ATGGCACGGAAGGGCAACCGCTACGAGAAGGCACGCATCATCGGGGCGCGAGCCCTGCAGGTGGCCTACGGCGCGCCGGTGCTCGTCGACACCGACCAGACCCAGCCGATTCTCATCGCGGCCGAGGAGTACGACGAGGGCGTCCTGCCCTTCACTGTCCGGCGAGGTGACGGGGAGTGA
- a CDS encoding 30S ribosomal protein S11, giving the protein MADEPESKWGVAHVHASFNNTIITITDQTGAETIAKSSGGTVVKQNRDEASPYAAMQMAEVVAEKAKARGIEGVHVNVRGPGGNQQTNPGPGAQATIRALARAGLEIGRIEDVTPIPHDGTRGPKNAGF; this is encoded by the coding sequence ATGGCAGACGAACCCGAGTCCAAGTGGGGCGTCGCCCACGTGCACGCATCGTTCAACAACACCATCATCACCATCACCGACCAGACCGGCGCCGAGACCATCGCGAAGTCCAGCGGCGGGACGGTCGTCAAGCAGAACCGCGACGAGGCGTCGCCGTACGCCGCGATGCAGATGGCCGAGGTCGTCGCCGAGAAGGCCAAGGCCCGCGGCATCGAGGGCGTCCACGTCAACGTTCGCGGCCCCGGCGGAAACCAGCAGACCAACCCCGGGCCGGGCGCGCAGGCGACGATTCGCGCGCTGGCCCGCGCCGGCCTCGAAATCGGTCGCATCGAGGACGTCACACCGATTCCGCACGACGGGACCCGCGGCCCCAAGAACGCAGGATTCTAA
- a CDS encoding 30S ribosomal protein S9 → MVTNTSGKKKTAIARATIRDGTGKVRVNSRPVELVEPELAQLKMLEPFRIAAEELRDDVDVEVSIEGGGVMGQADAARTAIARGLVQHTNDAELRDAYMEFDRSLLVNDVRQSESKKWGGPGARARYQKSYR, encoded by the coding sequence ATGGTAACGAACACATCAGGCAAGAAGAAGACAGCCATCGCACGGGCGACCATCCGGGACGGGACGGGCAAGGTGCGCGTCAACTCCCGGCCGGTCGAACTGGTCGAGCCGGAGCTGGCCCAGCTGAAGATGCTGGAGCCGTTCCGCATCGCCGCCGAAGAGCTGCGCGACGACGTGGACGTCGAAGTGTCCATCGAGGGCGGGGGCGTGATGGGGCAGGCAGACGCCGCCCGCACAGCCATCGCCCGCGGACTCGTCCAGCACACCAACGACGCCGAACTCCGGGACGCCTACATGGAGTTCGACCGGTCGCTGCTCGTCAACGACGTGCGCCAGAGCGAATCCAAGAAGTGGGGCGGCCCCGGCGCCCGGGCCCGCTACCAGAAGTCCTACCGGTGA
- a CDS encoding NAD(P)/FAD-dependent oxidoreductase encodes MGATQILVLGAGTGGTMAANMLDRKLDRDVEITVVDQSPEHHYQPSYYLIPFGHMEPENQHRPVESLLRRDVEFVQASVEGVDPEARTVATDGETLAYDYLVTALGNRLAPESVPGMRAAWEETEAVYPFYHYDAAVELREAVRDFDGGQFLVTVPETPIKCGGAPLKMAMLADDYFRDIGIREDVDIAVAKPAEAPFGTPPSPKAHYNDKLEELWDERDIEFLPEFAVEEIDYENDRVVAEDGREVEYDLYAPVPPQYGREALVDHSPLTDGEYVTVDKHTLQHVDYDDVFAIGDNSNLPTSRTASAVRKQVHVLVNNLDAAMAGRRLTDTYDGYTACPLLTEEGKAMIAEFDYEDPIAAPVETRSNWVLDVNVIPPMYWNMWMRGYDPVP; translated from the coding sequence ATGGGTGCGACACAGATACTCGTTCTCGGCGCAGGCACAGGCGGGACGATGGCAGCGAACATGCTGGACCGGAAACTCGACCGCGACGTCGAGATTACGGTCGTCGACCAGAGTCCCGAGCACCACTACCAGCCTTCGTACTACCTCATCCCCTTCGGGCACATGGAGCCGGAGAACCAGCATCGGCCGGTCGAGTCGTTGCTGCGGCGGGACGTCGAGTTCGTCCAGGCCAGTGTCGAGGGCGTCGACCCGGAGGCCCGGACCGTCGCGACGGACGGCGAGACGCTGGCGTACGACTACCTCGTCACGGCACTGGGGAACCGCCTCGCACCGGAGTCGGTGCCGGGGATGCGAGCGGCATGGGAGGAGACGGAGGCCGTCTATCCCTTCTATCACTACGACGCTGCCGTGGAACTCCGGGAGGCCGTCCGGGACTTCGACGGCGGTCAGTTTCTCGTGACCGTCCCCGAGACGCCCATCAAGTGCGGCGGCGCGCCGCTGAAGATGGCGATGCTCGCCGACGACTACTTCCGGGACATCGGCATCCGCGAAGACGTCGACATCGCCGTCGCCAAGCCGGCCGAAGCGCCGTTCGGGACGCCGCCATCGCCGAAAGCCCACTACAACGACAAGCTCGAGGAACTCTGGGACGAGCGTGACATCGAGTTCCTCCCGGAGTTCGCGGTCGAGGAAATCGACTACGAGAACGACCGTGTCGTCGCGGAAGACGGCCGCGAGGTCGAGTACGACCTCTACGCGCCCGTTCCGCCGCAGTACGGCCGGGAGGCGCTCGTGGACCACTCGCCGCTGACCGACGGCGAGTACGTCACCGTCGACAAACACACCCTCCAGCACGTCGACTACGACGACGTCTTCGCCATCGGCGACAACTCGAACCTGCCGACCTCGCGGACCGCTTCGGCCGTCCGCAAACAGGTTCACGTGCTGGTGAACAACCTCGACGCGGCGATGGCGGGGCGGCGGCTCACGGACACCTACGACGGCTACACGGCGTGTCCGCTCCTCACGGAGGAGGGAAAGGCGATGATTGCCGAGTTCGACTACGAGGACCCGATTGCAGCGCCCGTCGAGACGCGCTCGAACTGGGTCCTCGACGTCAACGTCATCCCCCCGATGTACTGGAACATGTGGATGCGCGGGTACGACCCGGTGCCCTGA
- a CDS encoding DUF5518 domain-containing protein yields the protein MAEGDTLINALIGALLNILISSFVPFAPVLGGALAAYLEGGSRDDGLRVGIYAGLISLVPLVLLFLFVGPFFLFMLTGGAGMGAPRAFGGLGFVFIAFAFVLVLVYTVGLSALGGWLGNYLKYDTDI from the coding sequence ATGGCTGAAGGTGACACGCTCATCAACGCCCTGATTGGTGCCCTCCTGAACATCCTCATCTCCTCCTTCGTCCCGTTCGCGCCCGTCCTCGGCGGTGCGCTGGCGGCCTACCTGGAGGGCGGGTCCCGCGACGACGGGCTCCGCGTCGGCATCTACGCCGGCCTCATCTCGCTCGTCCCGCTCGTGTTGCTGTTCCTGTTCGTCGGGCCGTTCTTCCTGTTCATGCTGACTGGCGGGGCGGGAATGGGAGCGCCGCGGGCCTTCGGCGGCCTCGGCTTCGTCTTCATCGCGTTCGCGTTCGTCCTCGTCCTCGTCTACACGGTGGGACTGAGCGCGCTGGGCGGGTGGCTCGGGAATTACCTGAAGTACGATACCGATATCTAA
- the rpsB gene encoding 30S ribosomal protein S2: MSGNENEGLDANESDVDPVEDEVEADADAEAETDDAPDAEAAEAEAEPEEDAGPDLDEDVMPDEEADLLIPVEDYLAAGAHIGTQQKTKDMERFIHRVRTDGLYVLDVSMTDQRIRTAADFLANYEPEQILVASSRQYGRFPAEKFADAVGARARTGRFIPGTLTNPKYDGYIEPDVVVVTDPIGDSQAVKEAITVGIPVIAMCDSNNTTSNVDLVVPTNNKGRKALSVVYWLLANETLDRRGAEPTYALEDFESEL; the protein is encoded by the coding sequence ATGAGCGGAAACGAGAACGAAGGCCTCGACGCGAACGAGTCCGACGTCGACCCCGTCGAAGACGAGGTCGAGGCGGACGCCGACGCCGAGGCCGAGACGGACGACGCACCGGACGCCGAGGCCGCGGAAGCCGAGGCCGAACCAGAAGAGGACGCGGGCCCGGACCTCGACGAGGACGTGATGCCCGACGAGGAGGCCGACCTCCTCATCCCCGTCGAGGACTACCTCGCGGCGGGTGCCCACATCGGGACCCAGCAGAAGACCAAGGACATGGAGCGGTTCATCCACCGCGTCCGGACCGACGGTCTCTACGTGCTGGACGTCTCGATGACCGACCAGCGCATCCGCACGGCCGCGGACTTCCTGGCGAACTACGAGCCCGAGCAGATCCTCGTGGCCTCCTCGCGCCAGTACGGTCGCTTCCCGGCCGAGAAGTTCGCCGACGCCGTGGGCGCACGCGCCCGCACCGGCCGCTTCATCCCGGGGACGCTGACCAACCCCAAGTACGACGGCTACATCGAACCGGACGTCGTGGTGGTCACCGACCCCATCGGCGACTCCCAGGCCGTCAAGGAGGCCATCACCGTCGGCATCCCGGTCATCGCGATGTGCGACTCCAACAACACCACGAGCAACGTCGACCTCGTGGTCCCGACCAACAACAAGGGTCGCAAGGCCCTGTCGGTGGTCTACTGGCTGCTCGCCAACGAGACGCTGGACCGCCGCGGCGCGGAGCCGACCTACGCTCTCGAAGACTTCGAGAGCGAACTCTGA
- a CDS encoding 50S ribosomal protein L18e, whose amino-acid sequence MSKTNPRLSSLIADLKSAARASGGDVWNDVAERLEKPRRTHAEVNLGRIERYAREDETVVVPGKVLGSGVLQKDVTVAAVDFSGTAETKIEQVGDTMKLEQALEQNPEGSNVRVIR is encoded by the coding sequence ATGAGCAAAACGAACCCGAGACTCAGTAGTCTCATCGCTGATCTCAAGTCGGCTGCCCGCGCGTCGGGCGGTGACGTCTGGAACGACGTCGCCGAACGCCTGGAGAAACCCCGGCGGACCCACGCCGAGGTGAACCTCGGCCGCATCGAGCGCTACGCACGGGAGGACGAGACGGTCGTCGTGCCCGGGAAGGTGCTCGGCAGCGGCGTCCTGCAGAAGGACGTCACCGTCGCAGCAGTCGATTTCTCCGGCACAGCCGAGACGAAGATAGAACAGGTCGGCGATACCATGAAACTCGAACAGGCACTCGAACAGAACCCAGAGGGATCGAACGTGCGGGTGATTCGATGA
- a CDS encoding 30S ribosomal protein S13, producing MSAEEPEQADEDEEDIRYFVRIGQTDLDGTKSVERSLTEMKGIGHRAARLIADKADVDRRATFGALDDDDIEAVVDLVEGFAEEVPEWLANHRNDFFAGETTHEIGNDLELTRRQDINRMKMIDSYKGTRHKRGQKVRGQRTKSTGRTEGTIGVNVEAIKEEQAEEAAAEGDEE from the coding sequence ATGAGTGCAGAAGAACCCGAACAAGCGGACGAGGACGAGGAGGACATTCGTTACTTCGTCCGCATCGGTCAGACAGACCTCGACGGCACCAAGTCCGTCGAGCGCTCGCTGACAGAGATGAAAGGCATCGGCCACCGCGCGGCGCGGCTCATCGCTGACAAGGCAGACGTCGACCGCCGGGCGACCTTCGGCGCGCTCGACGACGACGACATCGAGGCTGTCGTCGACCTCGTGGAAGGCTTCGCCGAGGAGGTCCCCGAGTGGCTCGCGAACCACCGGAACGACTTCTTCGCCGGCGAGACCACCCACGAGATCGGCAACGACCTCGAACTGACCCGCCGTCAGGACATCAACCGCATGAAGATGATAGACTCCTACAAGGGCACGCGCCACAAGCGCGGACAGAAGGTCCGCGGCCAGCGCACCAAGTCCACCGGCCGGACGGAGGGCACCATCGGTGTCAACGTCGAGGCCATCAAGGAAGAGCAGGCGGAGGAAGCGGCCGCCGAGGGGGATGAGGAATAA
- a CDS encoding DNA-directed RNA polymerase subunit N: MMVPVRCFTCGNVVGEHWEEFKARTREAEEPEDPEKVLDELGVERHCCRRMLVSHKDLVDIVAPYQ; encoded by the coding sequence ATGATGGTCCCAGTCCGCTGTTTCACGTGCGGCAATGTCGTGGGCGAACACTGGGAGGAGTTCAAGGCACGCACGCGCGAAGCCGAGGAACCGGAGGACCCGGAGAAGGTCCTCGACGAACTCGGCGTCGAGCGCCACTGCTGCCGTCGGATGCTCGTCTCGCACAAGGACCTGGTCGACATCGTGGCACCCTATCAATGA